From one Candidatus Zixiibacteriota bacterium genomic stretch:
- the murG gene encoding undecaprenyldiphospho-muramoylpentapeptide beta-N-acetylglucosaminyltransferase yields MRVILAGGGTGGHLFPGLAVAREFRKRDAMTEILFVGTEQGIEARVLPREGFRLETIRVKGIKGRGLRGWLDALYGVPVSVAQSLRIVGRFRPDCILGLGGYASGPVLLAGAARRVRCAIMEQNLRPGFTNKLLGRVVDRIFTSYPESAAFFPAGKTVQTGNPVRWTSLPPAERNGKFTVLIFGGSLGAHRLNVAAIEAFRGAQELAATVRVIHQTGQADFAEVERAYRSLPFEAEVRPFFERMDEVYARADLVVCRAGATTVAELTALGKAAVLVPYPYAIYDHQRWNAKALEDAGAAEMILDRELTGEALAARIRKYRDDQAALERMAAAARALGRPDAAARVVAECYALIGA; encoded by the coding sequence GTGCGCGTGATCCTGGCCGGGGGCGGCACCGGAGGGCATCTCTTTCCCGGCCTGGCGGTGGCGCGGGAGTTCCGAAAGCGGGACGCGATGACGGAAATCTTGTTCGTCGGAACGGAGCAGGGAATCGAGGCCAGGGTGCTGCCGCGGGAGGGCTTCCGGCTGGAGACGATCCGGGTCAAGGGCATCAAGGGGCGCGGCCTGCGCGGCTGGCTCGACGCGCTCTACGGCGTTCCCGTGAGCGTCGCGCAATCGCTGCGGATCGTCGGCCGCTTCCGCCCCGACTGCATCCTCGGCCTGGGCGGGTACGCGTCGGGACCGGTGCTCCTGGCCGGCGCGGCCCGGCGCGTGCGCTGCGCGATCATGGAGCAGAACCTCCGCCCCGGATTCACGAACAAGCTGCTCGGCCGCGTGGTCGACCGGATCTTCACCTCGTATCCCGAGAGCGCGGCGTTCTTCCCTGCGGGCAAGACGGTGCAGACCGGCAATCCGGTGCGCTGGACGAGCCTGCCGCCGGCGGAGCGGAACGGGAAGTTCACGGTGCTGATCTTCGGCGGAAGCCTTGGCGCCCACCGGCTGAACGTCGCGGCGATCGAAGCCTTTCGGGGCGCGCAGGAGCTCGCGGCGACGGTCAGGGTCATTCACCAGACCGGCCAGGCCGACTTCGCCGAGGTCGAGCGGGCGTACCGCTCGCTGCCCTTCGAGGCCGAGGTCCGGCCGTTCTTCGAGCGGATGGACGAGGTCTACGCCCGGGCCGACCTGGTGGTCTGCCGCGCGGGCGCGACCACGGTCGCGGAGCTGACCGCGCTGGGCAAGGCCGCGGTTCTGGTTCCGTATCCGTACGCGATCTATGACCACCAGCGATGGAACGCCAAGGCGCTGGAAGATGCCGGGGCGGCGGAAATGATCCTGGATCGCGAGCTGACGGGCGAGGCGCTGGCCGCGCGCATCCGCAAGTACCGCGACGATCAAGCCGCGCTGGAGCGGATGGCCGCCGCGGCGCGCGCCCTGGGCCGGCCCGACGCGGCGGCGCGGGTGGTGGCGGAGTGCTACGCGCTGATCGGAGCGTGA
- the ftsW gene encoding putative lipid II flippase FtsW → MRDGLGVDKWLLIAVGALLIMGVTMVLSTSYLYSQERFADGTYFFRKQLIAAGAGVAALLACTLLPARYYPKLAYPLLGAAFVALVLVLIPGIGVARGGARRWLMLSGFAFQPAELAKPAIVFYLAHSMARKEERIQTFAIGVLPHLIVGGVFLGLLLLEPDFGTAMILGALLYLMLFIGGARVSHLAATGLLALPVLVYFMMTAEYRMRRLLTFLDPWSEPTSSGFQVVQSLIAFGSGQLWGRGLGESRQKLFYLPEAHTDFVYSVIGEELGLLGALAVLALFGVIAARGLRLTSRIEEPFEQYLAFGITVLLGLQGLIHMAVVMGLMPTKGLVLPFISYGGSAMLVNLMEAGILLGLSRRRV, encoded by the coding sequence ATGAGGGACGGGCTCGGGGTCGACAAATGGCTGCTGATCGCGGTCGGGGCGCTGCTGATCATGGGCGTCACCATGGTGCTCAGCACGAGCTATCTCTATTCCCAGGAGCGGTTCGCCGACGGGACCTATTTCTTCCGCAAGCAGCTGATCGCGGCGGGCGCCGGCGTGGCGGCTCTGCTGGCCTGCACGCTGCTGCCCGCGCGCTATTACCCGAAGCTCGCCTACCCGCTGCTCGGCGCGGCCTTCGTGGCGCTGGTGCTGGTGCTGATTCCGGGGATCGGAGTGGCGCGCGGCGGCGCGCGGCGCTGGCTGATGCTGTCGGGCTTCGCTTTCCAGCCGGCGGAGCTGGCCAAGCCGGCGATCGTCTTTTACCTGGCGCACTCGATGGCGCGCAAGGAGGAGCGCATCCAGACCTTCGCGATCGGGGTGCTTCCCCACCTGATCGTCGGCGGCGTCTTTCTCGGCCTGCTCCTGCTCGAGCCCGATTTCGGCACGGCGATGATCCTCGGCGCGCTTCTCTACCTGATGCTTTTCATCGGCGGCGCCCGGGTCTCGCACCTGGCGGCGACCGGGCTGCTCGCCCTCCCGGTCCTCGTCTACTTCATGATGACGGCGGAATACCGGATGCGCCGGCTGCTTACCTTTCTCGATCCGTGGAGCGAGCCCACGAGCAGCGGCTTCCAGGTGGTGCAGTCGCTGATCGCCTTCGGCTCGGGGCAGCTGTGGGGACGCGGGCTCGGCGAGAGCCGTCAAAAGCTCTTCTATCTGCCCGAGGCCCATACCGATTTCGTTTACTCGGTGATCGGCGAGGAGCTGGGGCTGCTCGGCGCGCTGGCGGTGCTGGCGCTGTTCGGCGTGATCGCGGCGCGCGGCCTGCGGCTCACCTCGAGAATCGAGGAGCCTTTCGAGCAGTACCTCGCCTTCGGGATCACGGTCCTGCTCGGGTTGCAGGGATTGATCCACATGGCGGTGGTCATGGGGCTGATGCCGACCAAGGGGCTGGTGCTGCCCTTCATCAGCTACGGCGGCTCGGCGATGCTGGTCAACCTGATGGAGGCGGGAATTCTGCTCGGCCTGTCGCGGCGGAGAGTCTAG
- the murD gene encoding UDP-N-acetylmuramoyl-L-alanine--D-glutamate ligase, which produces MELKNKKIMVVGLARTGLETARFLARKGADVVVSDRRGADELAEGIRGLAGLPVRYRLGGEDPAWIKGLDLVVPSPGVAADNPLLVAAARRGVEVLSEIELASRFIAAPLVAVTGTNGKSTTTTLIGEMLERDGRKVFVGGNIGAPLIGFVEGEWEAGVVEVSSFQLEWVREFRPRVAVLLNVTEDHLDRYPDFDAYRRAKERIFAAQGPGDTAVLNRDDPRVWEMRRRIRAAVVSIGFGEVAEGLFPGPCGIVRRSPCGEEAYSLARVKIHGVHNVENMMGAVAAARALGVGRAAVQQTLESFPGLEHRLEFVCEKNGVRYYNDSKGTNVGAAAKSLASFRGPVILIAGGVDKGGDYGVLAGEIRQKVKRLVLFGAARELIAASLGALTETVLVDSLEQAVRDAAAHACAGDVVLLSPACSSFDMFRNYAERGKAFKDLVHGL; this is translated from the coding sequence ATGGAGCTGAAGAACAAGAAAATCATGGTCGTGGGACTGGCGCGCACCGGGCTCGAGACCGCTCGTTTTCTGGCGCGGAAGGGCGCCGACGTCGTTGTCAGCGACCGCCGGGGCGCCGACGAGCTGGCCGAAGGGATCCGGGGGCTCGCCGGGCTGCCGGTGCGCTATCGACTGGGCGGCGAGGATCCCGCGTGGATCAAGGGGCTCGACCTGGTCGTGCCGAGCCCGGGCGTCGCCGCGGATAACCCGCTCCTCGTGGCGGCGGCGCGCCGCGGCGTCGAGGTCCTGAGCGAGATCGAGCTGGCGTCGCGCTTCATCGCGGCGCCGCTGGTGGCCGTGACCGGAACCAACGGCAAGAGCACGACCACCACGTTGATCGGGGAGATGCTCGAGCGCGATGGTCGAAAGGTTTTCGTCGGCGGCAACATCGGCGCGCCGCTTATCGGCTTCGTGGAGGGGGAGTGGGAGGCGGGCGTGGTCGAAGTCAGCAGCTTTCAGCTCGAGTGGGTGCGGGAGTTTCGCCCCAGGGTCGCCGTGCTGCTCAACGTGACCGAAGACCATCTGGACCGCTATCCTGACTTCGACGCCTACCGCCGCGCCAAGGAGAGGATCTTCGCCGCGCAGGGGCCGGGAGACACCGCGGTCCTGAACCGCGACGACCCGCGCGTCTGGGAGATGCGCCGGCGCATCCGCGCGGCCGTCGTCTCGATCGGCTTCGGCGAGGTCGCCGAAGGGCTCTTCCCCGGGCCGTGCGGCATCGTCCGGCGCTCCCCCTGCGGCGAGGAGGCGTACTCTCTGGCCCGGGTCAAGATTCACGGGGTCCACAACGTCGAGAACATGATGGGGGCGGTTGCAGCGGCGCGCGCTCTGGGCGTCGGCCGGGCCGCCGTCCAGCAGACGCTCGAAAGCTTCCCGGGGCTGGAGCACCGGCTCGAGTTCGTCTGCGAGAAGAACGGGGTGCGCTACTACAACGACTCCAAGGGCACCAACGTCGGCGCGGCGGCCAAATCGCTGGCGAGCTTCCGCGGGCCGGTGATCCTGATCGCCGGGGGCGTCGACAAGGGAGGCGATTACGGCGTGCTCGCGGGGGAGATTCGCCAGAAGGTCAAGCGGCTGGTGCTGTTCGGGGCGGCGCGGGAGCTGATCGCGGCGTCGCTCGGCGCGCTCACGGAGACCGTGCTGGTGGACAGCCTCGAGCAGGCCGTGCGCGACGCCGCGGCGCACGCGTGCGCGGGCGACGTGGTGCTGCTCTCGCCGGCGTGCTCGAGCTTCGACATGTTTCGCAACTACGCCGAGCGGGGCAAGGCGTTCAAGGACCTGGTGCACGGGCTATGA
- the mraY gene encoding phospho-N-acetylmuramoyl-pentapeptide-transferase, whose product MLYHLLFPLHTTYSGFNVFRYITFRAAMAALTALVVSFVLGPWLIRSLTEKQIGQQIRDDGPASHSVKAGTPTMGGTLIILALTLSTFLLADVTNPYVLLALFATIGFGAVGFADDYLKLTRRNSRGLPPRAKLAGQFGVAFVVAAALYFFHPKFSTEMAIPFVKTFRPDLGIFYIPFAMLVMVGASNAVNLTDGLDGLAIGPVMIAAGAYAVIAYVSGHLKLAEYLQIPYVAGVGELAVFCAAVVAAGLGFLWFNAYPAQMFMGDVGSLALGAALGVVAVMTKNEVLLVIIGGVFVLEALSVIFQVASYKIRRKRVFLMAPIHHHYELKGWKEPQIIIRFWIIAFICAVIGLSTLKLR is encoded by the coding sequence TTGCTCTATCATCTGCTTTTTCCTCTCCACACCACTTACTCCGGCTTCAACGTCTTTCGCTACATCACGTTCCGGGCGGCGATGGCGGCCCTGACGGCGCTCGTGGTCTCGTTCGTTCTCGGGCCCTGGCTGATCCGCTCGCTCACCGAGAAACAGATCGGCCAGCAGATCCGCGACGACGGCCCGGCATCGCATTCGGTCAAGGCGGGGACGCCGACGATGGGCGGCACGCTGATCATCCTGGCGCTGACGCTCTCCACGTTTCTCCTCGCCGACGTGACCAACCCCTACGTGCTGCTGGCGCTGTTCGCCACGATCGGCTTCGGTGCCGTCGGCTTCGCCGACGACTATCTCAAGCTCACGCGGCGCAACAGCAGGGGACTGCCGCCGCGCGCCAAGCTGGCAGGGCAGTTCGGCGTCGCCTTCGTCGTCGCGGCCGCCCTCTATTTCTTTCATCCCAAGTTCAGCACCGAGATGGCGATCCCGTTCGTCAAGACGTTCCGGCCGGACCTGGGGATCTTCTACATTCCGTTTGCCATGCTGGTGATGGTCGGCGCCTCGAACGCGGTCAACCTGACCGACGGCCTGGACGGCCTGGCGATCGGCCCGGTGATGATCGCGGCGGGCGCGTACGCGGTCATCGCCTATGTCTCCGGCCACCTGAAGCTCGCCGAGTACCTGCAGATCCCGTACGTCGCCGGCGTGGGCGAGCTGGCGGTTTTCTGCGCTGCGGTGGTGGCTGCGGGTCTGGGCTTCCTCTGGTTCAACGCCTATCCGGCGCAGATGTTCATGGGGGACGTGGGCTCGCTCGCGCTCGGGGCGGCGCTCGGAGTGGTCGCGGTGATGACCAAAAACGAGGTGCTGCTGGTGATCATCGGCGGGGTCTTCGTGCTCGAGGCGCTCTCGGTGATCTTTCAGGTGGCGTCGTACAAGATCCGGCGCAAACGGGTGTTCCTGATGGCGCCGATTCACCACCATTACGAGCTCAAGGGCTGGAAGGAGCCGCAGATCATTATCCGGTTCTGGATCATCGCGTTCATCTGCGCGGTGATCGGTTTGAGCACGCTGAAGCTCCGCTGA
- the murF gene encoding UDP-N-acetylmuramoyl-tripeptide--D-alanyl-D-alanine ligase, whose translation MGWSKEEIVAATGGKILRDGARDLFADVVTDSTRAEKGSVFVALKGERLDGHRFVADAVRRGATCVVVHKRVAPPRPDVTVIRVADTLRALGDLARYRRRQYGPKVLAVTGSNGKTTTKEMLAAILERARWKGRSLRGRVLKTEGNLNNLVGLPLTLLRLRPRDAVAVVELGTNRPGEIARLAEIAEPDMGIITSVAPAHLEGLDGMAGVAREKGALFRGVRPGGKIAVNLDDPWVRRLSRGFAGEKITYGKRGRVRAEPGAAAGPDGMRFVLRLGRSRRRVRLGFVGRHNIGNALGAAAMAYGFGAGATAIREGLERARPFAMRMELRRWRGAAIINDAYNANPASMAAALEALREMPCRGERSAVLGDMLELGRESRRHHVELGGLVARLGIDRLYLLGRYAAAVKRGAMAAGMAEERIRIGRSHDEIAGWLRGRVRRGDWLLFKGSRGMRMETVLQKLTGGEA comes from the coding sequence ATGGGGTGGAGCAAAGAGGAGATCGTCGCGGCGACCGGAGGAAAGATCCTGCGCGACGGGGCGCGGGATCTCTTCGCCGACGTCGTGACGGACTCGACGCGGGCCGAGAAGGGGTCGGTCTTCGTGGCGCTCAAGGGCGAGCGGCTCGACGGCCATCGCTTCGTCGCCGACGCGGTCCGGCGCGGCGCGACGTGCGTGGTGGTCCACAAGCGCGTGGCGCCGCCGCGGCCCGACGTGACCGTCATCCGGGTGGCGGACACGCTGCGGGCGCTCGGCGATCTGGCGCGCTACCGGCGGCGGCAGTACGGGCCGAAGGTGCTCGCCGTCACCGGATCGAACGGCAAGACGACGACCAAGGAGATGCTGGCCGCGATTCTCGAGCGGGCGCGCTGGAAAGGACGCAGCCTGCGTGGCAGAGTTCTGAAGACCGAAGGGAATCTCAACAACCTGGTGGGGCTGCCGCTCACGCTGCTGCGGCTGCGCCCGCGCGACGCCGTCGCGGTCGTCGAGCTGGGCACCAATCGACCCGGCGAGATCGCGCGGCTCGCGGAGATCGCCGAGCCTGACATGGGGATCATCACCTCGGTGGCGCCCGCCCACCTCGAAGGGCTCGACGGCATGGCCGGCGTGGCGCGGGAAAAGGGGGCGCTGTTTCGCGGCGTGCGCCCGGGAGGCAAGATCGCGGTCAACCTCGACGATCCGTGGGTGCGCAGGTTGAGCCGCGGCTTCGCGGGTGAAAAAATCACCTACGGCAAGCGCGGCCGGGTGAGAGCCGAGCCGGGCGCGGCGGCCGGCCCCGACGGGATGCGCTTTGTCCTGCGGCTGGGCCGAAGCCGCCGGCGGGTGCGGCTCGGCTTCGTCGGCAGGCACAACATCGGCAACGCGCTCGGCGCGGCGGCGATGGCCTACGGCTTCGGTGCCGGGGCGACGGCGATCCGGGAAGGGCTGGAGCGCGCCCGTCCGTTTGCGATGCGCATGGAGCTCAGGCGCTGGCGCGGCGCAGCGATCATCAACGACGCCTACAACGCGAACCCCGCGTCGATGGCGGCGGCGCTCGAGGCGCTCCGCGAGATGCCGTGCCGCGGCGAGCGCAGCGCGGTGCTCGGCGACATGCTGGAGCTCGGCCGGGAGAGCCGCCGCCACCACGTCGAGCTGGGAGGGCTCGTGGCGCGGCTGGGAATCGACCGGCTCTATCTGCTGGGGCGCTACGCGGCGGCGGTCAAGCGCGGAGCGATGGCCGCGGGCATGGCCGAGGAAAGGATCCGCATCGGCAGGAGCCACGACGAGATCGCGGGCTGGCTTCGCGGCCGCGTGAGGCGCGGCGACTGGCTGCTGTTCAAGGGATCGCGGGGAATGAGAATGGAAACGGTGCTGCAGAAACTGACCGGCGGTGAGGCCTAG